One genomic segment of Plasmodium vivax chromosome 9, whole genome shotgun sequence includes these proteins:
- a CDS encoding hypothetical protein (encoded by transcript PVX_091660A) produces MEETDAPKKTEETEEPKLAKEISASIQVKGADEDKEDKEVGPLNETEEMGSSGQLKGADPLSNSVDDAPEGEGGPEEDAGERKRSGQQGMKKEIKKEIKKGGASSAGSDTEGKVKDGEGEKGGKMETPAEGNDAHRDGEERANSRGRESSFFSAIQNLFRRNKKSVQREPPKERGEEEQADVYKLKNESERGEAGEKCGTGERGETGETLEKLPSEESKKMKDAADADVDVGANNSDSEIRSDASVYTNVKSEGGATQVDNPEGEAIHLGKPEGSCSGASTSQGGGENDQREDQHGKAAHVKGSEGDEKGEAKSADERRPPNVDPTVVRCSDKRVSLDSGGTRQSEGGGKGEEVKDVMEDAKEDVMEGAKEDVMKDTKKDAKKDANYEAVKDANYEAVKDANYEAVKDANYEAVKDAEDERRGDRDGRDGTGEVHHQKGDKPVADPNDGSKELEAKISHRNGEEQVNQSRSGSEEAAGGQSGPTESDPTGHASEAGEVKKYAGEKSSEGEQSAGEKSANGEQSAGEMFANGEQSAGEMFANGERSSGDHSAGGHSTKGEPNEQSEQREGTPNGDNDGYLHEIPKGGAAKEVRGEGKDLEGGKLEVVEETASVISLEAGGDVTEERNSKSLCVSGSADSNENDGHVSNVGASKELTVAGSAQLSGKGSRRGSLFSGAGDLKENDLKETPSISGADNSGGTASRKGSYAIGASQFKRDSAKKNSHDSSVDGLREKVPKKNSFVRGVANSNEDSRRGASLMNGPDDSRENESKRGSLVRGEGHSGEGDSKRGSLVSGEVHSGEVDSKRGSLVSGGVHSGEGDSNRGSYVRGEVHSGEGDSKRGSSVGRESHSGEGDSNRGSLISRNGHSSGNISAGDSPPKRTTDSKEREPKAGSYMNRSGDVMEKDTKGMKSTKDTSHMNRPDDVSESSLEKPLVGIATNLSVNQAFGSNETQSEASFTSSKVISNANGVKESRGGSSDRENENLGNDLDVGRPGDAGVSEERRDSHLIDPGYSAGSGSKKESLIDRPAYSHENDSDELRISNATKVCADWSGDFIQKGTSKRGSHADPSGDSSDLIPTRGSYVRGTTHFSENESKRDSCVERTSTTNERNELHFCINRSGDSSVKEVKRGSHMDSSPDSKEKDAAELDAGSVSENCAAGVANVDSSVGFEGRRGSYMERPRKGSYVDGSRKGSYVEGSRKGSYVDGSRRGSYGEGSRKGSYVDGSRRGSYAEGYRKGSYEEGSRKGSYVDGPRKGSYVEGSRKGSYVEGSRRGSYMDGPRTGSYAEGSGRGSYMERSRKDSHLSRESHLNEDNRKEASYVIITGDSNEENRKKGSFMISTDDSNERSGRKASQMDRTDQLSETSSKAGSYMGDSGETRTKEKTVLCINRSGDLRGSRSRTSSHISMESDVSQRKGSASSISRSGGLKESGTGKTSHVSRTDYSGESDGAASLVGESGKPGDLDEGKTKKTSLVEEESDSRVSRSGALKGDASDKLSVNQPGDTPENDAEENACMNRPSYPGEGSLIEERTDDKTKLSVKGQENAIEKGAVRISLSGGSISSSGNETRHSPHLASGRSVSSSRNETGHPPHLTSGGNFIENDLREWRLSKSTGGLPMNKLVDPNGKDSKELTGDRENRISANSSGQSNEGIPNESSIEGEPSLSVPNLSGVSGDKSNRGAFTDMAIPSSGSGGRKTSHMNRTGDSNEGTARETFHMNGTGDSNEGTARETFHMNRAGDSNEGTARETFHMNGTGDSNEGTARETPHMNGTGDSNEGTARETFHMNRAGDSNEGTARETPHMNEADNFEKENTNESIVSISVGSKESNTEGVRMSRSGRSKGQPIGGVGDSDGGGGGKESHVEGLSEGSYVERSKKGSYVQDTRKGSHIDRDDNWSEKNRRTGSHAHRVDSSNEPKESSINNSGDLPKKGERKDSYMNRSGDYNEGNKGEANGVKGPDDSKEESTNELDADGSTKLTANTSGHLVKNNAKKTSHLNTPNDSNEIDTRKDSCFEKPIRFSESGSRETSHVVKSEGGEMANRTVDPNGSDPNGRDSNERDSNERGSTEACINSAGDTNGITSEGVPYVSGLADVSERKTKKGSLIDRPDRLNEDHSKSFSTDRGGHLDEAHDNSSVTNGNGKLAEREQHLHTTKLDGAEEMNETASPSNGVDELAEESDHQPSFNKSGDAYKTEEPTSQENPATRFNEVSQQDVYTGKLADADEMEDPTLQVSRAGTLSETQRTGGSSASSAVRESQKPIKKLREYFVSGKKDSGTLKDSTREASGGLSERGTNERGNSHHFKTPQGKYKFQMNMKEEEINELQKKLKDEFQMLHEMSKKKNSLKNILENCVHVECVGSAKQAIDEEQYDRVDLKHTLSGSGSESRSEGDETGKAYAKVHEKVYAKVHEKVHAKGPLDDVQDESAFEDTRPEEAFDMSNFSTEMSNREMKKLRKWKSLMISKEHKDDWLSSDVLLWCFLNFIKLKKIVNITELSVKFQTKRENIRRKLKELEEHDMIQGVMDTEENYIYLSQEEVTKLCVEILSIEKIKTHEDFVEICNKVISLSINDQDVQKLKEVEEKIVEANKKRYSDFACTT; encoded by the exons atggaagaaacgGACGCGCCCAAAAAAACTGAAGAAACGGAAGAACCTAAGTTAGCCAAAGAGATAAGCGCATCTATCCAAGTCAAAGGAGCAGACGAAGACAAAGAAGACAAAGAAGTAGGTCCGCTCAACGAAACCGAAGAAATGGGTTCCTCTGGCCAATTGAAAGGAGCAGACCCGCTGAGCAATAGCGTGGACGACGCCCCAGAGGGGGAAGGAGGACCCGAAGAGGATGCAggggagaggaagaggagtGGCCAACAgggaatgaaaaaggaaatcaaaaaggaaatcaaaaaggggggtgccAGTTCGGCCGGAAGTGACACCGAGGGAAAGGTGAAAGATGGCGAAGGGGAGAAAggtggcaaaatggagacaCCAGCTGAAGGGAACGACGCCCACCGCGATGGAGAAGAACGAGCCAACAGCAGAGGCAGGGAAAGCTCGTTCTTTAGCGCAATACAGAACCTCTTCCGTAGGAACAAGAAAAGCGTCCAGAGGGAGCCTCCAAAGGAGAGGGGAGAGGAGGAGCAAGCAGATgtttacaaattaaaaaatgaaagcgaAAGAGGTGAAGCAGGTGAAAAGTGCGGGACAGGCGAAAGGGGCGAAACAGGAGAAACGCTCGAAAAGCTACCAAGTGAggaatcaaaaaaaatgaaagacgCCGCAGATGCAGATGTGGACGTGGGAGCAAACAACTCTGATTCGGAAATACGAAGTGACGCTTCTGTTTACACAAATGTGAAGTCGGAGGGGGGAGCTACTCAAGTGGACAATCCAGAAGGGGAAGCTATTCATTTGGGTAAACCTGAGGGAAGCTGCTCAGGTGCATCTACGAGTCAGGGTGGAGGGGAGAATGACCAGAGAGAGGACCAACATGGGAAGGCGGCACATGTGAAAGGTAGCGAAGGGgatgaaaagggggaagcaaaatcTGCCGATGAGAGGAGACCCCCAAACGTAGATCCCACTGTTGTGAGATGCTCAGATAAAAGGGTGTCTCTTGATTCAGGGGGCACCCGCCAAAGTGAAGGCGGCGGAAagggtgaagaagtgaaagaCGTGATGGAAGACGCAAAGGAGGACGTAATGGAAGGTGCAAAGGAAGACGTAATGAAAGACACAAAGAAAGACGCAAAGAAAGATGCAAATTACGAAGCAGTGAAAGACGCAAATTACGAAGCAGTGAAAGACGCAAATTACGAAGCAGTGAAAGACGCAAATTACGAAGCAGTGAAAGACGCAGAGGACGAACGGCGTGGCGACCGCGACGGCCGCGACGGCACCGGTGAGGTTCACCACCAGAAGGGAGACAAACCAGTGGCAGATCCAAACGATGGCTCTAAAGAGCTGGAGGCAAAAATAAGTCACCGAAATGGGGAGGAGCAGGTGAACCAAAGCAGAAGcggaagtgaagaagcagcTGGGGGGCAGAGCGGACCGACTGAAAGTGATCCCACAGGACATGCCAGCGAAGCAGGCGAGGTGAAGAAGTATGCAGGTGAGAAGTCTTCAGAAGGTGAGCAGTCTGCAGGTGAGAAGTCTGCAAATGGTGAGCAGTCTGCAGGTGAGATGTTTGCAAATGGTGAGCAGTCTGCAGGTGAGATGTTTGCAAATGGTGAGCGGTCTTCAGGTGATCACTCTGCAGGTGGTCACTCTACAAAGGGTGAACCAAACGAGCAGAGCGAACAACGCGAGGGCACCCCCAATGGAGACAACGACGGATACCTACATGAAataccaaaagggggagctgCCAAAGAGGTGAGGGGTGAAGGGAAAGACTTGGAGGGAGGAAAACTGGAGGTGGTCGAAGAGACTGCATCGGTGATTTCTCTTGAGGCAGGTGGAGATGTTACAGAGGAACGAAATTCGAAGAGCCTCTGCGTGAGCGGGTCAGCCGATAGCAACGAAAACGACGGGCACGTCTCGAATGTTGGCGCTTCCAAGGAATTGACCGTTGCAGGTTCAGCGCAATTGAGTGGTAAAGGCTCGCGGAGGGGTTCCCTCTTTAGCGGGGCAGGCGATTTGAAAGAAAACGACTTGAAGGAGACTCCATCCATAAGCGGGGCAGACAATTCAGGAGGAACTGCATCGAGGAAGGGGTCCTATGCTATCGGGGCAAGTCAGTTTAAGAGGGACAGTGCAAAGAAAAACTCGCACGATAGTAGTGTAGATGGGTTGAGAGAAAAGGTGCcgaaaaaaaactcattCGTTAGAGGGGTAGCCAACTCGAATGAAGACAGCAGAAGGGGGGCTTCCCTCATGAACGGTCCAGACGATTCGCGTGAAAACGAGTCAAAGAGGGGTTCACTCGTTAGAGGAGAGGGCCACTCAGGTGAAGGGGACTCTAAGAGGGGTTCACTTGTTAGTGGAGAGGTTCACTCCGGGGAAGTAGACTCTAAGAGGGGTTCACTTGTTAGTGGAGGGGTTCACTCAGGTGAGGGAGACTCAAATAGGGGCTCATATGTTAGAGGAGAGGTTCACTCAGGTGAAGGAGACTCAAAGAGGGGCTCATCTGTTGGAAGGGAAAGCCACTCAGGTGAGGGAGACTCAAATAGGGGTTCACTTATTAGCAGAAACGGCCACTCCAGTGGAAACATTTCAGCGGGGGATTCACCTCCCAAGAGGACAACCGATTCGAAAGAAAGGGAACCCAAGGCGGGCTCGtatatgaacaggtcaggcgaTGTGATGGAGAAAGACACGAAAGGCATGAAAAGCACGAAGGACACTTCGCACATGAATAGGCCGGACGACGTGAGTGAAAGCAGCTTGGAAAAACCACTTGTGGGTATTGCCACTAACCTGAGCGTTAACCAGGCATTCGGTTCAAATGAGACTCAATCGGAGGCATCCTTTACGAGCAGCAAAGTCATTTCGAATGCAAACGGTGTAAAGGAGTCCAGAGGTGGCAGCTCAGATAGGGAGAATGAAAACTTGGGAAATGACCTGGACGTTGGCAGGCCTGGGGACGCAGGTGTGAGCGAGGAAAGGAGGGATTCACATCTTATCGACCCGGGTTACTCCGCTGGGAGCGGTTCGAAGAAGGAATCACTTATTGACAGGCCAGCCTACTCACACGAAAACGATTCAGACGAACTCCGCATAAGTAATGCCACTAAAGTGTGTGCTGACTGGTCAGGTGATTTTATTCAAAAGGGGACAAGCAAGAGAGGGTCGCATGCGGACCCCTCAGGGGATTCCAGTGATTTAATTCCCACAAGGGGATCATACGTTAGGGGGACAACCCATTTCAGTGAAAACGAGTCGAAGAGGGATTCTTGCGTGGAAAGGACAAGCACTACAAACGAGCGAAACgaactccatttttgcattaacAGGTCAGGCGATTCGAGTGTGAAAGAGGTGAAGAGGGGTTCACACATGGACAGTTCACCCGATTCGAAGGAAAAAGACGCAGCTGAGTTGGACGCAGGCAGTGTGAGTGAAAATTGTGCCGCGGGAGTCGCCAATGTGGACAGTTCAGTTGGCTTCGAGGGAAGAAGGGGGTCCTACATGGAGAGGCCTAGAAAGGGTTCATATGTGGATGGGTCCAGAAAGGGGTCTTATGTGGAGGGCTCCAGAAAAGGCTCATATGTGGATGGGTCCAGAAGGGGGTCTTATGGGGAGGGGTCTAGAAAGGGTTCATATGTTGACGGGTCAAGAAGGGGGTCTTATGCGGAGGGGTATAGAAAGGGGTCTTATGAGGAGGGGTCCAGAAAAGGTTCATATGTGGATGGGCCCAGAAAAGGTTCATATGTGGAGGGGTCCAGAAAGGGTTCATATGTGGAGGGGTCAAGGAGGGGCTCCTACATGGACGGGCCCAGAACGGGGTCTTACGCGGAGGGGTCAGGAAGGGGGTCCTACATGGAGAGGTCAAGGAAAGATTCCCACCTGAGCAGGGAGTCCCACCTGAACGAGGACAACAGAAAGGAGGCATCCTACGTGATCATCACTGGTGATTCGAATGAAGAAAACAGAAAGAAGGGGTCCTTCATGATCAGCACTGATGATTCGAATGAAAGGAGCGGAAGGAAGGCCTCTCAAATGGACAGGACTGACCAGCTGAGTGAAACCAGTTCGAAGGCGGGGTCATACATGGGCGATTCGGGCGAAACGCgaacaaaggaaaaaacggtACTTTGTATTAACAGGTCAGGTGATTTGAGGGGAAGCAGATCGAGGACGTCTTCACACATTAGCATGGAAAGTGACGTGAGCCAAAGAAAGGGAAGTGCATCGAGCATCAGTAGGTCAGGTGGGCTGAAGGAGAGCGGCACGGGGAAGACGTCGCATGTGAGTCGGACAGACTATTCGGGGGAAAGCGACGGAGCTGCTTCGCTCGTTGGAGAGTCAGGCAAGCCAGGCGATTTAGACGAAGGTAAGACGAAGAAGACTTCACTTGTGGAGGAAGAAAGCGACTCGCGTGTCAGCCGATCGGGCGCGTTAAAGGGGGACGCTTCAGACAAATTAAGTGTTAACCAGCCGGGCGACACCCCTGAAAACGATGCAGAAGAAAACGCCTGCATGAATAGGCCAAGCTACCCCGGTGAGGGCAGCCTAATCGAAGAGCGTACGGACGACAAAACGAAGTTAAGTGTTAAGGGGCAAGAAAATGCAATCGAAAAGGGGGCAGTGCGGATCTCACTCAGTGGGGGGTCCATCAGTTCATCTGGAAACGAAACAAGGCACTCCCCTCATCTGGCAAGTGGAAGGTCCGTCAGTTCGTCTCGAAACGAAACAGGGCACCCCCCTCATCTGACCAGTGGAGGCAATTTTATTGAAAACGATTTGAGGGAATGGAGACTTAGCAAATCAACTGGGGGGTTACCTATGAACAAGCTAGTCGATCCAAATGGAAAGGACTCGAAAGAACTAACAGGAGATAGGGAGAACAGAATAAGCGCCAACAGTTCAGGCCAGTCGAATGAAGGCATCCCAAATGAGTCATCCATAGAAGGAGAGCCATCGTTGAGTGTTCCCAATTTGAGTGGAGTGAGTGGAGACAAGTCAAACAGGGGGGCGTTCACCGACATGGCAATCCCTTCCAGTGGCAGCGGCGGTAGGAAAACTTCCCACATGAACAGGACAGGCGATTCGAATGAAGGTACTGCAAGGGAGACCTTCCACATGAACGGGACAGGCGATTCGAATGAAGGTACTGCAAGGGAGACCTTCCACATGAACAGGGCAGGCGATTCGAATGAAGGTACCGCGAGAGAGACCTTCCACATGAACGGGACAGGCGATTCGAATGAAGGTACCGCGAGAGAGACCCCCCACATGAACGGGACAGGCGATTCGAATGAAGGTACTGCAAGGGAGACCTTCCACATGAACAGGGCAGGCGATTCGAATGAAGGTACCGCGAGAGAGACCCCCCACATGAACGAGGCAGACAATTTTGAGAAAGAAAATACAAACGAATCCATCGTTAGCATATCGGTAGGCTCGAAAGAAAGCAACACAGAGGGGGTACGTATGAGCAGGTCCGGCCGCTCGAAAGGCCAGCCTATCGGTGGGGTTGGCGATTCGGATGGAGGGGGCGGAGGGAAGGAATCCCACGTGGAGGGGTTAAGCGAGGGATCCTACGTGGAGAGGTCAAAAAAGGGATCCTACGTGCAGGATACAAGGAAGGGATCCCACATTGATAGGGATGATAACTGGAGTGAGAAGAACCGAAGGACGGGCTCGCATGCTCACAGGGTAGACAGCTCAAACGAACCTAAAGAATCAAGCATTAACAACTCAGGCGATTTACCTAAAAAGGGTGAAAGGAAGGATTCCTacatgaacaggtcaggcgaTTACAATGAAGGCAACAAGGGGGAAGCCAATGGCGTGAAGGGACCAGATGATTCGAAGGAAGAAAGTACAAACGAGTTGGACGCAGATGGGTCGACGAAATTGACGGCCAACACTTCAGGCcatttagtaaaaaataatgcaaagAAGACGTCTCATTTGAATACGCCAAACGATTCAAACGAAATAGACACGAGGAAGGACTCCTGTTTTGAGAAGCCCATTCGTTTTAGTGAAAGCGGGTCGAGGGAGACTTCACATGTGGTGAAGTCAGAGGGGGGCGAGATGGCCAACAGGACAGTCGACCCAAATGGAAGCGACCCAAATGGAAGAGACTCAAATGAAAGAGACTCAAATGAAAGAGGCTCAACCGAGGCATGTATTAACAGCGCAGGCGATACAAATGGAATCACCTCTGAGGGGGTTCCCTATGTCAGTGGGTTGGCCGATGTAAGCGaaaggaagacgaagaagggTTCACTTATTGACAGGCCAGACCGTTTGAATGAGGACCACTCGAAGAGCTTCTCAACCGACAGGGGGGGTCATTTAGATGAAGCACACGACAACTCATCGGTCACGAATGGGAATGGAAAATTGGCTGAGAGGGAACAACATTTGCACACCACTAAGTTAGACGGTGCAGAAGAAATGAACGagaccgcttctccctcaaaTGGGGTTGACGAATTGGCTGAGGAGAGCGATCACCAGCCAAGCTTCAACAAGTCAGGTGATGCCTACAAAACGGAAGAACCCACCTCGCAGGAGAACCCGGCCACCCGTTTTAATGAAGTGAGCCAACAAGATGTATACACCGGTAAGTTGGCTGATGCTGACGAAATGGAAGACCCCACTTTGCAGGTGAGCCGAGCAGGCACCCTTTCAGAAACGCAGCGGACGGGTGGATCCAGTGCCAGCAGCGCAGTCAGGGAAAGCCAAAAGccgattaaaaaattgagggAGTATTTTGtgagtggaaaaaaggatTCCGGGACGTTGAAAGACAGCACGAGGGAGGCAAGTGGGGGGCTGAGCGAACGGGGAACAAACGAACGGGGCAACTCCCACCATTTTAAAACCCCCCAGGGGAAATATAAATTCCAAATGAAcatgaaggaggaggaaataaaCGAGCTGCAGAAAAAGCTCAAGGACGAATTTCAAATGCTGCACGAAatgagcaaaaagaaaaacagcctgaagaatattttggaaaattgtGTGCATGTGGAGTGTGTGGGCAGTGCAAAGCAAGCGATTGACGAGGAGCAGTACGACCGAGTTGATTTGAAGCACACCCTGagtggaagcggaagtgAAAGTAGAAGCGAAGGTGACGAAACGGGGAAAGCGTACGCGAAGGTGCACGAGAAGGTGTACGCGAAGGTGCACGAGAAGGTGCACGCGAAGGGCCCCTTGGATGACGTGCAAGACGAAAGCGCATTTGAAGATACGCGACCGGAGGAGGCATTCGACATGTCCAAC TTTTCCACCGAGATGAGTAACcgcgaaatgaagaagctgaGAAAGTGGAAG TCACTGATGATATCGAAGGAGCACAAAGACGACTGGCTCTCATCCGACGTCCTCTTATGGTGCTTCTTgaatttcataaaattgaagaagatAGTGAATATAACTGAGTTGTCGGTTAAGTTTCAAACGAAGCGGGAG AACATTCGGAGAAAACTCAAAGAACTCGAAGAGCACGACATGATCCAAGGGGTCATGGACACCGAAGAGAACTACATCTACTTGTCCCAGGAGGAGGTGACCAAGCTGTGCGTGGAGATCCTGTCCAtcgagaaaataaaaacgcacgAGGATTTCGTGGAAATTTGCAACAAGGTCATATCTCTCAGTATCAACGACCAG GATGtgcaaaaattgaaagaagtggaggaaaaaatcgttgaagcgaataaaaaaagatattccGATTTTGCCTGCACAACCTGA